One genomic region from Anthonomus grandis grandis chromosome 1, icAntGran1.3, whole genome shotgun sequence encodes:
- the LOC126733740 gene encoding uncharacterized protein LOC126733740: protein MFHGHNKENINESCQTCKNWINHKTGVNESRQLYKEHSDKTFNQDTICVSADLQKVVMLPQMDMFKCVIFLQRLIAYNETFVPVTGKFSSKNKPYAVIWHETISKRSKEDLISTFYSFIKSNRDAKTIIIWLDNCASQNKNWALLTFLVRMINSDEISATTICFNYFEPGHTFMSADSFHHQVELSMKRKQKIYDFDDFADAVGSCCNGKVDVKKMDIQDFFQWKDFLSRQKLNDHTQKRPYLSDIVQITAERGKFTLKYKTSFSGEDKVLDFLQKKIMKKSQLVKNFACLDAPRGFPNNKKENVLKVLDKIIPENRKMFWLSLPSLSEPNEEDP, encoded by the coding sequence ATGTTTCACGGCCataacaaagaaaatataaacgAATCCTGCCAGACGTGTAAAAACTGGATTAACCATAAAACTGGTGTAAATGAATCACGTCAGTTATACAAAGAACACTCAGATAAAACATTTAACCAAGATACAATTTGTGTATCAGCAGATCTGCAAAAAGTAGTGATGTTGCCGCAAATGGACATGTTCAAATgcgtaatttttttgcaaagacTAATTGCGTACAACGAAACCTTTGTACCCGTTACAGGGAAATTTTCTTCTAAGAACAAACCGTATGCAGTTATATGGCACGAAACGATAAGCAAACGCAGTAAAGAAGATTTGATTAGCACTTTTTACTCCTTTATAAAGTCAAATAGAGACGCTAAAACAATTATAATTTGGTTGGACAATTGTGCTAGCCAAAACAAGAATTGGGCACTTTTAACATTTCTGGTGAGAATGATAAACTCCGACGAAATCTCAGCGACGACCATATGTTTCAATTATTTCGAACCTGGCCACACATTCATGTCGGCTGATAGTTTCCACCATCAGGTGGAATTGTCAATGAAGCGCAAACAAAAAATCTACGACTTTGATGATTTTGCGGATGCTGTTGGTAGTTGCTGCAACGGCAAGgtagatgttaaaaaaatggatatcCAAGATTTCTTTCAATGGAAGGATTTCTTGTCTCGACAAAAACTAAATGATCACACACAAAAGCGACCTTATTTGTCCGACATTGTGCAAATTACTGCGGAACGtggtaaatttacattaaagtaCAAAACTTCATTTTCAGGAGAAGACAAAGTACtagattttttgcagaaaaaaattatgaaaaaaagtcaGTTGGTTAAAAATTTTGCCTGTCTTGATGCACCCCGCGGATTTCctaacaataaaaaagaaaatgtgttaaaagtgctagataaaattattccagaaaatcgaaaaatgttTTGGCTAAGCTTGCCATCTCTTAGTGAACCTAATGAAGAAGATccttag